Proteins encoded by one window of Candidatus Zixiibacteriota bacterium:
- a CDS encoding sigma-54 dependent transcriptional regulator, whose translation MNKILVIDDEPKMTKLIASHLTDSGLNVDTAASGKEAMDYLRKHNYEVVVTDIRLPAPDGMEILKWVTDNQPDTHVIMMTAFAEIKNAIDAIKKGAADYLIKPFPLDELSLQISKLLRQRKTENLKNLREADFDSLAYNKFIGQSDASQKLIDLLKKVAVTDTTVLINGESGSGKELAARMIHDFSPRKDKPFIAVNCAALTETLLESELFGHEKGAFTGAVSRKPGRFELADGGSLLLDEIGEMSPALQAKLLRVLEERKLVRVGGVDVINVDVRLIAATNRDLKKMIKEGTFREDLYFRINVFPIAMPALRERLEDIPPLSKYFLEKRNFPFPDLDIEILELLRSYGWPGNIRELKNILERAIILAGENPIDIGCIGIDDDDLIEDKNLKKAGVSLSENEKELIMDALEKTKGNKTEAAKLLSITRRRLYSRMKIHDIQP comes from the coding sequence ATGAACAAGATTCTCGTTATTGATGACGAACCGAAAATGACAAAACTCATCGCCTCACACCTTACAGATAGCGGCCTGAATGTGGACACCGCCGCGTCCGGCAAGGAAGCCATGGATTATTTAAGAAAGCATAATTATGAAGTCGTCGTGACCGATATAAGACTACCCGCTCCGGACGGCATGGAAATCCTAAAATGGGTAACCGATAATCAACCGGATACTCACGTTATCATGATGACCGCTTTTGCCGAGATTAAAAACGCGATTGACGCCATAAAAAAGGGAGCCGCCGATTATCTGATAAAACCGTTTCCCCTCGATGAACTAAGCCTTCAAATATCAAAATTACTGCGTCAGAGGAAAACCGAAAATCTGAAAAACCTCAGAGAAGCGGATTTTGATTCTCTCGCCTATAATAAATTTATAGGCCAATCGGATGCGTCGCAAAAACTGATTGACTTGTTGAAAAAAGTGGCGGTGACCGATACCACGGTTTTAATAAACGGCGAGTCGGGTTCCGGCAAAGAGTTAGCTGCCCGTATGATTCATGATTTTTCACCGCGTAAAGATAAACCGTTTATCGCCGTAAATTGCGCCGCATTAACTGAGACTTTACTTGAGTCCGAACTATTCGGCCATGAAAAAGGAGCTTTCACCGGGGCCGTTTCGCGCAAACCGGGGCGATTTGAACTGGCCGACGGGGGAAGTCTCTTGCTTGATGAAATTGGGGAAATGTCACCGGCCCTCCAGGCCAAACTACTTCGGGTGCTCGAAGAAAGAAAACTGGTCAGGGTTGGCGGAGTGGATGTCATTAACGTCGATGTTCGGTTGATCGCCGCTACTAATAGAGATTTAAAGAAAATGATCAAGGAAGGAACCTTCAGGGAAGATTTGTATTTCCGGATCAATGTCTTCCCGATTGCCATGCCGGCTTTACGGGAACGCCTTGAAGATATTCCGCCTTTATCGAAATATTTCCTGGAGAAAAGAAATTTCCCATTTCCTGATCTCGATATAGAAATATTGGAGTTGCTCAGGAGTTATGGCTGGCCGGGCAATATCAGAGAGTTAAAAAATATATTGGAGAGGGCAATAATTCTGGCCGGCGAAAATCCTATTGATATCGGCTGTATCGGCATAGATGATGATGATTTAATTGAGGATAAGAATTTAAAAAAAGCGGGCGTTTCATTAAGTGAGAATGAAAAAGAATTGATTATGGATGCTTTGGAAAAAACCAAGGGAAACAAAACGGAGGCGGCGAAGCTTTTGAGCATTACCCGTCGAAGGCTTTATTCGCGAATGAAAATACATGATATACAACCCTGA
- a CDS encoding DUF6599 family protein: protein MIFMRSGIALIIAGLLILFACGEPPQDDTIKVLPLNNLPSGWTAADTVRTFVGEDLFILINGGAEIYHEYGFDRVYAQEFDFNGSRAVTVEVFQMNNGEAANGIYNYKVGDKEPNIEIGGEARLDQYYLNFRKERYLITLIGFSDEPEIIDGIIELAKLINDNIQIDSQ, encoded by the coding sequence ATGATATTTATGCGCTCAGGCATCGCTCTTATTATAGCAGGTTTGCTCATTCTATTCGCATGCGGTGAACCGCCGCAGGATGATACAATAAAAGTATTACCTTTAAATAATCTTCCTTCGGGCTGGACTGCAGCAGACACTGTCCGGACGTTTGTCGGCGAGGATCTTTTCATACTGATTAACGGAGGGGCGGAAATTTATCATGAGTACGGCTTCGATCGCGTCTATGCGCAGGAGTTTGATTTTAACGGGAGTCGAGCAGTCACTGTTGAAGTATTTCAAATGAACAATGGTGAAGCTGCCAACGGAATATATAATTATAAAGTCGGCGATAAAGAACCGAATATCGAGATCGGGGGTGAGGCCCGTTTAGATCAATACTATTTGAATTTTCGCAAAGAACGATATCTAATTACTCTGATTGGGTTCAGTGATGAACCGGAAATTATCGACGGCATTATCGAATTGGCAAAACTTATAAATGATAATATTCAGATTGACTCACAATAA
- a CDS encoding HAMP domain-containing sensor histidine kinase, which translates to MLILIAGNLGWWWYYQSMSSYFEEQLSRRLSGNASTASLYFSGTDIDRLLIEDFEIYARILTYLDSLAQIDSLLEVSIIDRDFNYLISTRDDILADESYLLSQLNFAFLQTALTGKTTASELYNVDGTYLKSAYAPLYDSANNISAILVVEAGATYFDLLSELRYNLFLLAGGSGGVVIILLAFFIFYHRRLAIAEEKVFMAGSQAALGRMVSVVSHEIKNPLMILGAAGERLEKKYSDEEASFITEEVSRLDEIVTGYLSFARGQRKTLTEKINIVELTRKITADLRGQFDEKNIELVCSSEEGLPDIEADKIGIRQVILNLLLNALQAAEHTREGYKKTVSIKIYRSDASLVIRVRDSGPGIKKKHREKLFEPFYTTKTKGSGLGLYLCRRIIHDHQGTINIVDDPEFPMNFEVKLPWRTK; encoded by the coding sequence ATGCTGATATTAATCGCGGGCAATTTAGGCTGGTGGTGGTATTACCAATCAATGAGCAGTTATTTCGAGGAACAATTATCGCGAAGGTTGAGCGGCAACGCTTCGACGGCATCGTTGTATTTTTCGGGTACCGATATCGACCGGCTTCTAATTGAAGATTTTGAAATATATGCCAGGATACTGACTTATCTCGATTCGCTGGCTCAAATAGATTCCCTGCTGGAGGTATCAATAATCGACCGGGACTTCAATTACCTCATCTCAACCAGAGACGATATCCTGGCCGATGAAAGTTATTTATTGTCCCAACTGAACTTTGCATTCCTGCAGACGGCGTTAACGGGAAAGACGACCGCTTCGGAGCTTTATAATGTTGATGGGACGTATCTGAAATCAGCCTACGCCCCGCTCTACGATTCGGCCAATAATATCAGCGCGATATTGGTAGTCGAAGCCGGGGCGACTTATTTTGATTTGCTTTCGGAATTGCGATATAATCTATTTCTTTTGGCCGGAGGATCGGGCGGGGTCGTGATTATTTTATTGGCCTTTTTTATATTCTATCATCGGCGACTGGCAATCGCCGAGGAAAAAGTTTTTATGGCCGGTTCTCAGGCGGCTCTGGGCCGGATGGTATCGGTCGTCAGCCATGAAATAAAAAATCCTCTGATGATCCTGGGGGCGGCCGGGGAAAGACTGGAGAAGAAATATTCCGATGAAGAGGCCTCGTTTATTACCGAGGAAGTATCCCGCCTCGATGAAATAGTAACCGGTTACTTGTCATTTGCTCGCGGTCAGAGAAAAACCCTAACGGAAAAAATAAATATAGTCGAACTGACTCGAAAAATTACCGCCGATCTCCGGGGCCAGTTTGATGAGAAAAATATTGAACTCGTTTGCAGCTCTGAGGAAGGCTTACCGGATATTGAAGCCGATAAAATCGGTATCCGCCAGGTGATCTTAAATTTGCTCTTGAACGCTCTTCAGGCTGCCGAGCATACCCGGGAAGGATATAAAAAGACTGTCTCTATAAAGATTTATCGGTCTGATGCAAGTCTGGTTATTCGCGTGCGGGACAGCGGACCGGGGATAAAGAAGAAACATCGCGAAAAGCTCTTTGAACCGTTTTACACGACCAAAACCAAAGGATCGGGATTGGGCTTATATCTATGTCGCCGGATAATTCATGACCATCAGGGAACAATCAATATTGTTGACGACCCGGAATTCCCGATGAATTTTGAAGTTAAATTACCGTGGAGAACAAAATAA